In Apium graveolens cultivar Ventura chromosome 10, ASM990537v1, whole genome shotgun sequence, the following are encoded in one genomic region:
- the LOC141691446 gene encoding protein FAR1-RELATED SEQUENCE 5-like — protein sequence MSLEFDDENRVRGLVWVNPRFMNTYKNFGYVVAFDSTYRTNRYCMPFIPITGVNHHYENILFGFALVRDESEASYKWVLRTWLEAVDNKPPRIIIIVQDIALRNAIAEVMPMPQTKHIYCTWHISSKFPEKLSYLYTNYLDFKTEFNACMYKSLTPTKFECRW from the exons ATGTCGTTGGAATTTG ATGATGAGAATCGTGTACGGGGTTTGGTGTGGGTTAATCCTCGGTTCATGAACACGTACAAGAATTTTGGTTATGTGGTTGCGTTCGATTCAACTTACCGTACAAATAGGTATTGTATGCCTTTCATACCGATTACGGGCGTAAACCACCATTATGAAAATATACTATTTGGATTTGCACTCGTAAGGGATGAGAGTGAGGCATCGTATAAGTGGGTTTTGAGGACATGGTTGGAAGCCGTCGACAATAAACCACCTCGAATAATTATTATTGTTCAAGATATTGCATTGAGAAATGCCATTGCCGAGGTCATGCCTATGCCACAAACAAAGCATATATATTGTACATGGCATATAAGTAGTAAGTTTCCCGAGAAGTTGTCTTATTTGTACACAAATTATCTGGACTTCAAGACAGAGTTTAATGCATGTATGTACAAGTCGTTGACACCTACAAAATTTGAATGTAGATGGTAG
- the LOC141691447 gene encoding protein FAR1-RELATED SEQUENCE 5-like, which produces MYVIRTQWIGAYTKQHFSAVMTTTSRNESTNSCFDEYVQLSTGLKEFIENSQKALETQYLKEVKADYDMEQLERRLVLHSSLEMHASEIYTKEMFKHFQKELMKSTCYIMNSVKKSGIFMSKLYLVEKATVSKNCRRKY; this is translated from the coding sequence ATGTATGTTATTAGAACTCAATGGATTGGTGCTTACACGAAGCAACATTTTTCTGCCGTCATGACTACAACTTCAAGAAATGAGTCTACAAATTCTTGTTTTGATGAATATGTGCAATTATCTACCGGTTTGAAGGAATTCATTGAGAACTCCCAAAAAGCTTTGGAGACACAATATCTGAAGGAGGTTAAAGCCGATTATGACATGGAACAATTGGAAAGGAGATTAGTTTTGCACTCGTCATTGGAAATGCATGCATCTGAAATCTACACGAAAGAAATGTTTAAACATTTTCAAAAGGAGCTTATGAAAAGTACATGTTACATCATGAACAGTGTCAAAAAAAGTGGAATTTTTATGTCGAAACTGTATTTGGTTGAGAAGGCTACCGTGTCGAAGAATTGCAGAAGAAAATACTGA
- the LOC141691449 gene encoding uncharacterized protein LOC141691449, which yields MDGDNQNNNENQNNNGNQGNNDEGGNVFDQLAETLAVLVNQQPKPNIVSQFKRLNPPTFDGATDPTVVEMWIQEMEKAFGLLGSNEQQKVTLAVYQLQGSAYDWWLMEKRKNETTTNLEENPEPYTWEKFKKALEDKYFPRTVRLQKERDFIRLQQGDKTVIQYEAEFAKLAKYASTLVADESSRARRLEEGLRSDIRNSVASFELQTYEAVLNKALVIERGLAESEKASGSWNKRRFTQTSGQSFQGGPLKKPHVYDNIGGQGDRERCSRCGKNHPDKVCRWNTGACFHCGEVGHKISNCPHNPPPPPRKEADNKMGK from the coding sequence ATGGACGGAGATAATCAGAACAACAACGAAAATCAGAACAACAATGGAAATCAGGGCAACAATGATGAAGGAGGAAACGTCTTTGACCAGCTGGCTGAAACTCTAGCTGTACTTGTGAATCAGCAACCAAAGCCCAACATCGTCTCTCAGTTCAAGCGTTTGAACCCGCCAACTTTTGATGGAGCAACTGATCCGACAGTAGTCGAGATGTGGATCcaagagatggaaaaagcttttggACTTCTTGGGAGCAATGAGCAGCAGAAGGTGACCTTAGCTGTGTACCAATTGCAAGGAAGCGCTTACGACTGGTGGCTTATGGAGAAGAGGAAGAACGAGACAACAACGAATCTTGAAGAAAATCCTGAACCGTACACTTGGGAAAAGTTCAAGAAGGCTTTAGAGGACAAGTACTTTCCTAGAACAGTTCGTCTGCAGAAAGAGAGAGACTTCATTCGCCTTCAACAAGGGGATAAAACCGTCATTCAATACGAAGCAGAATTTGCAAAGCTTGCGAAATACGCGTCGACCTTAGTAGCTGATGAGAGCAGTCGAGCACGAAGATTGGAAGAGGGACTTCGAAGCGACATCAGGAACTCTGTGGCGTCTTTTGAACTTCAGACATACGAGGCTGTCCTCAACAAGGCGTTAGTGATCGAAAGGGGCTTGGCAGAATCTGAAAAGGCGTCTGGCAGCTGGAATAAGAGGCGGTTCACTCAAACTAGTGGGCAATCTTTTCAAGGGGGACCACTCAAGAAGCCACACGTGTACGATAACATCGGAGGTCAAGGTGATCGAGAAAGGTGTTCGAGGTGCGGCAAGAATCATCCCGACAAAGTCTGCCGTTGGAATACAGGTGCTTGTTTCCATTGCGGAGAAGTAGGACACAAGATTTCGAATTGTCCGCACAACCCGCCACCGCCACCAAGGAAGGAAGCAGATAACAAGATGGGCAAATGA